Proteins co-encoded in one Dyadobacter sp. CECT 9275 genomic window:
- a CDS encoding TonB-dependent receptor domain-containing protein, with protein MKTIFLAAAISLACLFHPAFAQFPAGGGASQPKALPGTAGDQSPKGSAKIQGAVVDSASAKPIEFASIALYNKSTGQAVDGTVADEKGRFVLNKVVAGEFRILISFIGYQNKTIPNISLTKGQDLELGEIKLASNVKTLDEVTVTGQAALIEEKVDRLVYNAEKDIAAKGGDATDILRKVPLLTVDLDGNVSLRGSQNIRVLINNKPSTIIASSVSDALKQIPADQIKTVEVITSPSAKYDAEGSGGIINIITKKNSLQGLSLNVDTGVGNRGSLLSLNGSYRKGKAGFTLGGFGRGIYNTVTKSTLDQTSVVNGESTLTRQTGDGSSRGLFGQYNLGFDYDLAKNQSITAGVRYGVRNFITQQDLITKLMKSGTQDVTSGRNVESKNLSGTLDANIDYLHTFKPQQEWSISTLYSRNDLTNDFDADLLNGNGNLTSRQKNINKNLNQEFTLQTDYQTPIKKNQLIEFGAKGIFRQVNSDYNYLIAESTGGYFPEAGQPSGELLYHQNIAAGYSSYTYTTKKRYTLKGGLRYEHTFIDASNREGKIGIGNYGVLVPSVNASKTFKATTVKLGYNRRIQRPGLAQLNPNFNTANPQNITIGNPELRPELTNNFELGLSKTIKKTFVNATFFGRITNNAISQVRQPSDTLAGAIVTTYENIGKQHAYGVNLFANVAATSKINVGIFANAFYTTLTGQTVGENGLSQQIDNDGVNVSGGLFSQATFKNGWGAQAFAFMQGTQIQLQGKQGGFGFYTVGIKKDFKNKKGSLGLAAENFLSRRYTMRTELNSPQFDQISNVYLYNRGIRLTFTYKIGKMTMDAPRKRAKSVNNDDVKSEGGGQQQQGQGGGQPK; from the coding sequence ATGAAGACAATTTTCCTTGCAGCTGCAATAAGCCTGGCCTGTTTATTTCATCCTGCATTCGCCCAGTTTCCGGCGGGTGGCGGAGCTTCCCAGCCCAAGGCTTTGCCGGGCACAGCCGGGGACCAGAGCCCCAAGGGTTCTGCTAAAATCCAGGGTGCCGTTGTGGATTCTGCAAGCGCCAAACCAATCGAATTTGCCAGTATAGCACTTTACAATAAGTCTACCGGACAGGCAGTGGATGGTACCGTGGCTGACGAAAAAGGCAGGTTCGTGCTCAATAAGGTTGTAGCCGGAGAGTTCAGGATACTGATTTCATTCATCGGGTATCAGAATAAAACCATCCCTAACATAAGCCTTACCAAAGGGCAGGACCTGGAACTGGGTGAAATTAAACTGGCATCCAACGTGAAAACACTGGATGAAGTGACCGTTACCGGCCAGGCGGCACTGATTGAGGAAAAGGTAGACAGGCTGGTTTATAATGCTGAAAAAGATATAGCCGCAAAAGGCGGGGACGCCACAGATATTTTGCGCAAGGTACCCCTGTTAACGGTGGATCTGGATGGGAATGTGTCACTGAGAGGAAGCCAGAACATCCGCGTACTGATCAACAACAAGCCCAGTACCATCATTGCAAGCAGTGTTTCGGATGCCTTGAAACAGATTCCGGCGGATCAGATCAAAACGGTTGAAGTCATTACCAGTCCATCGGCCAAGTACGACGCCGAAGGTTCCGGAGGGATTATCAATATCATTACCAAAAAGAATAGTTTACAGGGCCTTAGCCTGAACGTGGATACTGGTGTAGGTAACCGAGGTTCGCTGTTATCGCTCAACGGAAGTTACAGGAAAGGAAAAGCCGGCTTCACGCTGGGCGGATTCGGAAGAGGTATTTACAATACAGTTACCAAGTCGACACTAGACCAGACCAGCGTTGTGAATGGCGAGTCAACACTCACCCGACAAACTGGAGATGGCAGCAGCAGAGGGCTTTTCGGACAATACAATCTTGGTTTTGACTATGACCTTGCTAAGAACCAGAGTATTACCGCCGGTGTTCGCTATGGCGTCCGTAATTTCATCACCCAGCAGGATCTGATCACCAAATTGATGAAATCCGGTACGCAGGATGTGACTTCCGGACGTAACGTGGAGTCCAAGAATCTTTCAGGTACGCTGGATGCCAACATCGACTACCTTCACACTTTCAAACCGCAGCAGGAATGGAGTATTTCAACATTGTACAGCAGAAATGATCTGACCAATGATTTCGATGCTGACTTGCTGAACGGAAATGGAAATCTGACCAGCCGCCAAAAGAACATTAATAAGAATCTTAATCAGGAATTTACATTGCAGACTGACTACCAGACACCGATTAAAAAGAATCAGCTGATTGAATTCGGTGCAAAGGGTATTTTCAGGCAGGTGAACAGTGATTATAATTACCTTATTGCCGAGTCGACAGGGGGGTATTTTCCTGAGGCCGGACAGCCATCAGGAGAACTGCTTTACCATCAGAACATCGCAGCAGGGTATAGTTCATACACCTATACTACCAAAAAACGCTACACTTTGAAAGGAGGCTTGCGTTATGAACATACTTTTATCGACGCCAGTAACCGGGAGGGGAAAATAGGTATCGGCAACTATGGCGTGCTGGTACCTAGCGTGAATGCTTCCAAAACGTTCAAGGCAACTACCGTAAAACTGGGATATAACCGAAGGATACAGCGGCCCGGACTGGCACAGCTGAACCCGAACTTCAATACGGCAAACCCGCAGAACATCACCATTGGAAATCCGGAACTCCGTCCGGAACTTACCAACAACTTTGAACTGGGGCTTAGTAAAACCATTAAGAAAACCTTTGTGAATGCTACTTTTTTTGGAAGGATAACCAACAATGCTATATCACAGGTACGGCAGCCATCCGATACCCTGGCAGGGGCAATTGTCACCACCTATGAAAACATAGGAAAACAGCATGCCTATGGTGTGAATTTGTTCGCTAACGTGGCCGCCACTTCCAAGATTAACGTCGGGATTTTTGCCAACGCGTTCTACACCACTTTGACCGGACAAACGGTAGGCGAAAACGGGCTTTCCCAGCAGATAGATAATGACGGTGTCAACGTAAGCGGCGGATTGTTCTCACAGGCTACATTTAAAAACGGATGGGGCGCGCAGGCATTTGCTTTCATGCAGGGTACACAAATACAGCTTCAGGGAAAGCAGGGAGGTTTTGGGTTTTATACTGTGGGTATTAAGAAGGATTTTAAAAACAAAAAAGGAAGCCTGGGCCTTGCTGCAGAGAATTTCCTGAGCCGCAGATATACCATGCGTACGGAGTTGAATTCCCCTCAATTTGACCAGATAAGCAATGTGTATCTGTATAACCGGGGAATCAGGCTGACATTTACCTATAAAATCGGAAAAATGACAATGGATGCCCCTCGCAAAAGAGCTAAGTCTGTCAACAATGACGACGTAAAATCGGAAGGTGGCGGACAGCAGCAACAAGGGCAGGGTGGCGGACAGCCAAAGTAA
- a CDS encoding PVC-type heme-binding CxxCH protein produces MHKWYIPFFCFICLSSFGQAPVRFNPKKGDHIVLLGNTFADRMRHYGYFETLLQENFPGYELRVRNMGWSADEVGLQPRPLNFPGFGEKTTRQTDGKKEVTFKGYTHEGEKIVMPVPLNFQGLNQDLNDQQADIIFLCFGMNEAFKGREGLPQFQKDLNTFIENLLNNRYNGHSIPKLVLVSPVAHERLGGYFPDPAEHNKNLEIYTEAMQKTARAKGLLFVDLYTPSRERMKGNTRPAISINGIHLSNEGYRLAAGWMGRALGFRDYGSSLESEYSQALRRVIKMKDDHFFYRWRAVNGEYIYGRRREPFGVIAFPPELKKLNLMTASLDSVIWEMGKSRNTDAYEKATDIIDRRGKPVDPMLLTDIPMTGRQGEAARMAAAHQHHEKTWPATTEKFILPKGYEINLFASEKDFPIEKPVAMNFDARGRLWVATMPTYPQYYPGIPVHDKIVILEDTNADGKADKHTVFADDLYLPLGFEFGNGGVYVSQEPDILFLKDTDGDGKADVREIILSGFGSEDSHHATHAFTYGQDGGLYFNEGTFLNTQVETPYGPVRSYSGATYRFEPRTGKLLPYISYPYYNPWGSIFDKWGMHLIGDASDGSNYFAPPMTGKISYPDKHPRINMFTETRVRPTAGIEIVSSRQFPDNVQGDFLVNNNIGFRVPSSTRYSRPDRVLKARKRRHCCSPLIRISGRLTLNSDPTEPCIW; encoded by the coding sequence ATGCATAAGTGGTATATCCCGTTTTTCTGCTTCATCTGCCTGTCCTCTTTCGGTCAGGCTCCAGTTAGGTTCAACCCCAAAAAAGGGGACCATATCGTATTGCTGGGCAATACCTTCGCGGACAGAATGCGGCATTACGGTTATTTTGAAACCTTACTGCAGGAAAATTTTCCGGGTTATGAGCTTAGGGTACGAAACATGGGATGGAGTGCTGATGAGGTAGGTCTGCAGCCCCGGCCTCTGAATTTCCCCGGATTTGGTGAGAAAACCACTCGGCAAACCGACGGGAAAAAGGAGGTTACTTTTAAGGGATATACACACGAAGGTGAAAAAATTGTGATGCCGGTGCCGCTGAATTTTCAGGGGCTGAACCAGGATCTGAATGACCAGCAAGCGGATATCATCTTCCTTTGTTTTGGGATGAATGAAGCATTTAAGGGCAGGGAGGGCCTTCCTCAGTTTCAAAAAGACCTCAATACATTTATTGAAAACTTGCTCAATAACCGGTATAACGGACACAGTATCCCGAAACTCGTCCTGGTGTCGCCCGTTGCGCATGAAAGGCTGGGAGGGTATTTCCCTGATCCGGCGGAGCATAATAAAAATCTTGAGATATATACCGAAGCCATGCAAAAAACAGCCCGGGCGAAGGGATTGTTGTTTGTGGATCTCTATACCCCCTCCCGGGAAAGAATGAAAGGAAATACTAGGCCTGCGATCAGCATCAACGGTATACATCTCAGCAATGAGGGTTACCGGCTGGCAGCAGGCTGGATGGGTCGGGCGCTGGGATTCAGGGATTACGGGTCCAGTCTAGAGTCGGAGTACAGCCAGGCGCTCAGGCGGGTTATAAAAATGAAGGATGATCATTTTTTTTATCGCTGGCGGGCTGTTAACGGGGAATATATTTATGGAAGAAGAAGAGAACCATTTGGCGTAATTGCATTTCCGCCCGAACTTAAAAAGCTCAACCTCATGACGGCTTCCCTGGACTCGGTGATCTGGGAAATGGGCAAAAGCAGGAATACCGATGCCTATGAAAAAGCAACTGATATTATTGACAGAAGAGGCAAACCGGTGGATCCGATGCTGCTGACTGATATTCCGATGACGGGCCGCCAGGGAGAAGCGGCCCGGATGGCCGCCGCACATCAGCATCACGAGAAAACCTGGCCGGCAACTACCGAGAAGTTCATACTCCCGAAGGGTTATGAAATCAATCTTTTTGCTTCGGAAAAGGACTTTCCGATCGAAAAACCTGTGGCAATGAACTTTGATGCCAGGGGACGTTTATGGGTCGCAACCATGCCAACCTACCCGCAATATTACCCGGGCATTCCGGTTCATGACAAAATCGTTATTCTGGAAGATACCAATGCGGACGGGAAGGCTGATAAACACACTGTTTTTGCCGATGACCTGTATCTGCCGCTTGGATTTGAATTTGGGAATGGTGGTGTGTATGTTTCGCAGGAACCGGATATTCTGTTCCTGAAAGATACTGACGGAGACGGCAAGGCCGATGTACGGGAAATCATCCTCTCAGGTTTTGGTTCGGAGGACAGCCATCATGCTACGCATGCGTTCACTTACGGGCAGGACGGCGGCCTGTATTTCAATGAAGGTACTTTCCTGAACACGCAGGTAGAAACGCCTTACGGCCCTGTCCGCTCTTACAGCGGTGCAACGTACCGTTTCGAGCCCCGGACCGGAAAATTGCTTCCCTACATTTCCTATCCGTACTACAATCCCTGGGGCAGTATTTTTGACAAATGGGGAATGCATCTGATCGGGGATGCTTCGGATGGGTCCAACTATTTTGCACCGCCCATGACGGGTAAGATCAGTTATCCGGATAAACATCCGAGGATCAATATGTTTACGGAAACAAGGGTGAGGCCCACTGCGGGGATAGAAATTGTTTCCAGCAGACAATTCCCGGATAACGTACAGGGCGATTTTCTGGTTAATAACAATATAGGTTTCAGGGTACCAAGCAGCACAAGATACTCACGGCCGGATCGGGTATTAAAAGCAAGGAAACGGAGGCACTGTTGCAGTCCACTGATCCGAATTTCCGGCCGATTGACATTGAATTCGGACCCGACGGAGCCCTGTATCTGGTAG
- a CDS encoding SMP-30/gluconolactonase/LRE family protein: MKHRILLLLLLIVHLVTAQNQDENYPVDPASAEQAGVPKGEILKFTFDQSKIFPGTWREYWVYVPAQYKADKPACVYVNQDGIQWKAPTVFDNLIHRGEMPVTIGVFVMHGKVRSQHADEALDRFNRSFEYDGLGDAYARFILDEILPDVEKQKTSDGRSIRLSRNGNDRAIGGSSSGAVCAFTAAWERPDAFSRVFSAIGTYVGLRGADRYPTLIRKYEPKPLRIFLQDGSQDLNIYAGDWWMANQTMLRALTFAGYEVTHQWGEGGHNGKQGTALFPEAMRFLWKDWPQPVKAGTSQNQFLASLLVKGQGWELVGEGYRFTEGSSAGPSGEVVFQDIPQGKTYQVKDGKPESISQESENACATEFDKDGNRYEVVKKTQSVVKFTADGKKSDVVAGIAGNDLTIAANGNIYVTAPDGREKPSTLYLIRPGGEKVVVDKGLVFANGVALSPDQTILYVTESVSHWVWAYQIMADGTLGYKQKFGWLHVRDTEENAWADGLTCDRDGRLYVATRSGVQILDQTGRVNAILPTPNAAASNIAFGGKDFDIMYVTANDKVYRRKLNTHGANNWDKPNKPAAPKL; this comes from the coding sequence ATGAAACATCGTATACTCCTTCTGCTGTTGCTTATTGTACATCTGGTTACGGCACAAAATCAGGACGAAAACTACCCGGTTGATCCCGCTTCGGCGGAGCAGGCGGGTGTTCCAAAAGGAGAGATACTGAAATTTACATTTGATCAATCGAAAATATTTCCGGGTACCTGGCGAGAATACTGGGTGTATGTACCCGCGCAATACAAGGCCGATAAACCTGCCTGTGTGTATGTGAATCAGGATGGTATTCAGTGGAAAGCGCCCACTGTTTTTGACAACCTGATCCATAGAGGTGAAATGCCGGTGACGATCGGTGTATTTGTGATGCACGGCAAAGTTAGATCACAACATGCGGATGAGGCGTTGGACCGCTTTAACCGGAGTTTTGAGTACGACGGTCTTGGTGATGCCTACGCTCGTTTTATACTTGACGAAATTCTTCCCGACGTGGAGAAACAGAAAACTTCGGACGGTCGGTCCATCAGGCTGTCGCGGAACGGGAATGACCGCGCCATCGGCGGATCTAGCAGCGGCGCGGTTTGTGCCTTTACGGCTGCCTGGGAACGTCCCGATGCTTTTTCACGCGTTTTCAGTGCGATAGGTACCTACGTAGGCCTGCGCGGAGCAGATCGCTATCCTACGCTGATCCGTAAATATGAACCTAAACCACTGAGGATTTTCCTGCAGGATGGCAGTCAGGACCTGAATATTTATGCCGGAGACTGGTGGATGGCGAACCAGACGATGCTCCGGGCGCTGACGTTTGCCGGCTATGAGGTTACCCACCAGTGGGGTGAAGGTGGGCATAACGGTAAACAGGGCACTGCGCTCTTCCCGGAAGCCATGCGTTTTTTGTGGAAAGACTGGCCCCAACCTGTGAAAGCAGGTACCTCGCAAAATCAGTTTCTGGCAAGCCTGCTGGTGAAGGGGCAGGGCTGGGAATTGGTGGGAGAGGGGTATCGGTTTACGGAAGGTTCGTCTGCCGGGCCATCAGGGGAAGTGGTGTTTCAGGACATACCTCAGGGTAAAACCTATCAGGTTAAGGATGGGAAGCCGGAAAGCATCAGTCAGGAATCGGAAAATGCCTGTGCTACTGAATTTGATAAGGATGGTAACCGGTATGAAGTGGTCAAAAAAACACAGTCTGTTGTAAAATTTACTGCGGATGGGAAAAAATCGGATGTTGTAGCCGGTATTGCGGGCAATGATTTGACCATCGCTGCGAACGGAAATATATACGTAACGGCTCCGGACGGGCGGGAAAAACCTTCCACCTTATACCTGATACGCCCCGGAGGGGAAAAAGTGGTGGTGGACAAAGGACTGGTCTTTGCCAATGGTGTGGCGCTGTCGCCCGATCAGACGATACTGTATGTGACGGAGTCAGTTTCTCACTGGGTATGGGCGTATCAGATTATGGCCGATGGTACCCTGGGGTACAAACAGAAATTTGGCTGGCTGCATGTACGTGATACCGAAGAAAATGCCTGGGCTGACGGGTTAACCTGTGACCGCGACGGAAGACTTTACGTGGCCACCCGTTCAGGGGTACAGATACTGGATCAAACAGGCCGTGTAAATGCCATATTACCCACGCCAAATGCAGCCGCATCTAATATCGCTTTTGGAGGAAAAGACTTTGATATAATGTATGTTACGGCTAACGACAAAGTATACCGGCGAAAGCTGAATACCCATGGAGCGAATAACTGGGACAAGCCTAACAAACCAGCGGCTCCTAAATTGTAA
- a CDS encoding M14 family metallopeptidase yields the protein MSKFFFALLTFFTTLSAVSAQIIPSPKEHFGFEMGEDYQLANFTQTEAYFQKLAAASDRIELTSIGLTEEGRSQYMLIVSSPENLKNLERYKGISKKMARAEGLSPEQAKALAAEGKAVVWIDGGLHATETVGIHQLIETAYQLARREDKETLRILDNVIILLTHANPDGQELVSNWYMRHDIPEKRSLENLPRLYQKYIGHDNNRDFYMMHMKESQNMGRQLFIEWIPQIMYNHHQRGPAGSVLAGPPYRDPFNYVFDPLLITGIDAMGAAMYNRLNVENKPGFTRLTGSSFSTWYNGGLRTTCQFHNMVGLLTEIIGGPTPEDIPLVPQRLIPNGTTPYPVSPQKWHFRQSIAYSLSLNFSVLDYAARHTDELLYNIYHMGKNSIDRGNMDFWTPYPKRIQAIQDSIRVGKPLKTGSSPEVKVNYYDLVLKDSTLRDPRGYIIPASQQDFPTAVKFVNALIKGGVLVHKASSDFTVAGKRYTVGSYIVKCAQAFRPHVLDMFEPQDYPNDFQYPGGPPIRPYDAAGWTLAYQMGVKFDRILNDFSGPFERIPYGEMQTLKTEVPALKSVAGYQVNSAVNNSYLLINDLLAEGMEVFRITDGKYQGQFYIPASSKTNNILAKTAVDNGIRLQALRKKPVGNLRKITPRSIALWDSYGGSMSSGWVRWLMEQYHFPVQRLYAKDIDSGELHKKYDIILFVTRAIPGVARPGEENEVRREPKDIDIPLEFRTQLGSITAERSIPELKNFMEQGGAVFTIGSSTALAYHLGLPVRNALREMTSAGVEKSLPAEKYYVPGSILQVSVDTTRQATWGMPSRTDVYFDSSPVFTVSPDAIAGGAIKPLMWFDNATPLRSGWAWGQAYLQGGVTAFEAKVGNGKLFAFGPEITFRAQAYGTFRLLFNQLYSLGD from the coding sequence ATGTCGAAATTCTTCTTTGCACTTCTTACTTTTTTCACTACGCTGTCCGCTGTGTCAGCACAGATTATTCCTTCGCCTAAGGAACATTTCGGCTTTGAAATGGGAGAAGATTATCAACTGGCCAATTTCACGCAAACGGAAGCCTACTTTCAGAAACTGGCGGCTGCTTCGGACCGGATAGAACTAACGAGTATCGGGCTCACGGAGGAAGGGCGGAGCCAGTACATGCTGATTGTCTCTTCGCCTGAAAACCTTAAAAACCTGGAGCGCTACAAGGGAATTTCTAAAAAAATGGCCCGTGCTGAAGGTCTCAGCCCGGAGCAGGCCAAAGCGCTGGCGGCAGAAGGGAAAGCCGTGGTGTGGATAGATGGCGGCCTGCATGCAACCGAAACGGTGGGCATTCACCAGCTGATAGAAACGGCGTATCAGTTGGCCCGGCGAGAGGATAAAGAAACGCTGCGGATACTGGACAATGTTATCATTCTGCTCACACACGCTAATCCGGATGGTCAGGAGCTGGTGAGTAACTGGTATATGCGTCATGATATCCCGGAAAAAAGAAGTCTTGAAAATCTGCCGAGGTTGTACCAGAAGTATATCGGTCATGATAATAACCGTGATTTTTATATGATGCATATGAAAGAATCGCAGAATATGGGTCGGCAGCTTTTCATAGAATGGATTCCGCAGATCATGTACAATCATCACCAGCGTGGTCCTGCGGGTTCGGTACTGGCAGGTCCTCCTTACCGCGATCCTTTTAATTACGTGTTTGATCCTTTACTCATCACAGGGATTGACGCCATGGGGGCTGCCATGTACAACCGGTTGAACGTTGAAAATAAACCCGGCTTCACACGGCTGACGGGTTCCAGTTTTTCAACCTGGTACAACGGGGGCCTGCGCACGACCTGCCAGTTTCATAACATGGTTGGGTTGCTTACTGAAATAATTGGTGGCCCCACACCGGAGGATATTCCACTTGTTCCGCAAAGGCTGATTCCCAACGGCACCACGCCCTATCCGGTGTCGCCACAAAAGTGGCATTTCAGACAGTCCATAGCGTATTCCCTGTCACTCAACTTTTCGGTACTGGATTATGCTGCGCGGCATACTGATGAATTACTTTACAATATTTACCACATGGGTAAAAATTCCATCGACAGGGGGAATATGGATTTCTGGACGCCCTATCCTAAAAGAATACAGGCTATTCAGGACTCCATACGAGTGGGCAAGCCGCTCAAAACGGGCAGTTCTCCCGAGGTAAAGGTGAATTATTACGATCTTGTTTTAAAGGATTCCACACTCCGCGACCCCAGGGGATACATTATCCCGGCCAGCCAGCAGGATTTCCCCACCGCAGTGAAATTCGTAAATGCACTTATCAAAGGAGGGGTACTGGTGCATAAGGCCTCCTCCGACTTCACAGTGGCAGGAAAAAGGTATACGGTAGGTTCATACATCGTGAAATGTGCTCAGGCCTTCCGTCCGCATGTTCTGGATATGTTTGAACCACAAGATTATCCGAATGATTTTCAGTACCCGGGCGGTCCCCCGATCCGTCCCTATGATGCTGCAGGCTGGACGCTGGCCTACCAGATGGGGGTGAAATTTGACCGGATACTCAATGATTTTTCCGGACCGTTTGAGCGCATCCCGTATGGAGAAATGCAAACTTTAAAAACTGAGGTCCCTGCGCTAAAATCCGTGGCTGGCTATCAGGTGAATTCAGCTGTTAACAATTCTTATTTACTCATCAACGATTTACTGGCGGAAGGGATGGAAGTGTTCAGAATCACTGACGGGAAGTATCAGGGGCAATTCTATATTCCAGCTTCTTCAAAAACCAACAATATCCTGGCGAAAACTGCTGTTGACAATGGGATTCGTTTGCAGGCTTTAAGAAAAAAGCCTGTTGGGAATCTGAGAAAAATTACGCCTCGCAGCATAGCGCTGTGGGATAGTTACGGCGGTTCCATGTCTTCCGGCTGGGTACGCTGGCTAATGGAACAGTATCATTTTCCAGTGCAACGGCTCTATGCAAAAGATATTGACTCGGGCGAACTGCATAAAAAGTATGATATAATTCTTTTTGTTACACGAGCCATACCGGGAGTCGCCCGGCCCGGAGAGGAGAATGAAGTAAGGCGAGAACCCAAGGATATAGATATCCCCCTTGAGTTTCGTACGCAGCTCGGAAGTATCACTGCTGAAAGGTCGATACCTGAGCTTAAAAATTTCATGGAGCAGGGAGGCGCTGTTTTTACGATCGGAAGCAGTACTGCGCTCGCCTATCACTTGGGGTTGCCCGTCCGCAATGCTTTGAGGGAAATGACCTCTGCCGGGGTTGAAAAATCACTTCCCGCCGAAAAATATTATGTTCCGGGAAGTATCCTACAGGTATCTGTGGATACCACCAGGCAGGCCACATGGGGAATGCCGTCCCGGACCGATGTTTATTTTGATTCAAGCCCGGTATTCACCGTATCTCCTGATGCAATTGCTGGCGGAGCGATCAAGCCGCTGATGTGGTTCGATAATGCCACACCCCTGCGTAGCGGCTGGGCTTGGGGGCAAGCCTATCTGCAAGGAGGGGTAACCGCATTTGAAGCCAAAGTGGGAAATGGAAAACTATTTGCATTTGGCCCGGAGATTACATTCAGAGCTCAGGCATACGGAACATTTCGGTTACTTTTTAACCAATTATATTCTCTGGGGGACTAA
- a CDS encoding DUF7133 domain-containing protein: protein MQSTDPNFRPIDIEFGPDGALYLVDWYNPLISHGENPPRDPARDKSHGRIWRITYKNKPLLPVTDISKQSIPELLGNLKAYEDRFRYRTRLVLREKAPEVLFPEIQKWLAALDKNDEQYEHHLLEALWLYQDFDIVEEKLLKRLLNAKQYEARTAAVKVLRYWHDRIPGALALMKTAVNDPSPRVRLEAVVALSFFNSEEAFLAATDVFNYPTDYYLDYAARETFTFLKPVWLAYFQKNGNFIANRGHLSGYLLNLASKKELARLPQTTEVLTSLLSRTDTDLSDKKEAVAALAKSRKVSTVNVLLETVGSASDKAQAELILILQESDPAVLQEHKQELIRLIREDSSRVVRAGAYAAIVTAEKSDRSVSEIAQENDAHLADYLTGLSYLADPALKVSFYNKVKKLATGTSRTAADKEGIQSPHFPARSSAYTLLLRLPVHTDEKPEIFRNYLAYLATTPEGLQSSALFVNAMADARKLIKEIPLPYQAEAMQALESLGTMEIKLAAVEAKMAFDKDRFTVKAGKKVSLIFENKDLMPHNVLVVGQGSAEKVGEAADAMANLKNGFEKNFVPEIPEVLFATPLVNAGKSYQLNFTAPEKRGEYPFICSFPGHWRVMKGIMIVE from the coding sequence TTGCAGTCCACTGATCCGAATTTCCGGCCGATTGACATTGAATTCGGACCCGACGGAGCCCTGTATCTGGTAGACTGGTACAACCCGCTGATCTCACACGGAGAAAACCCGCCGCGTGATCCGGCCCGGGATAAGTCGCACGGCCGTATCTGGCGCATTACCTATAAAAATAAACCCCTGCTGCCTGTCACCGACATTTCAAAACAAAGTATACCAGAATTGTTGGGAAATCTTAAGGCCTATGAAGACAGGTTCAGGTATCGTACACGACTGGTATTAAGGGAAAAAGCTCCGGAGGTATTGTTTCCTGAAATTCAGAAATGGCTGGCTGCGCTGGATAAAAATGATGAACAGTATGAGCATCATTTGCTGGAAGCATTGTGGCTCTATCAGGATTTTGATATCGTGGAGGAAAAATTACTGAAACGGCTTCTGAATGCAAAACAATATGAAGCCCGCACCGCGGCGGTGAAGGTTTTACGCTACTGGCACGATCGTATTCCCGGTGCGCTGGCTTTGATGAAAACGGCAGTCAATGATCCCTCGCCACGGGTACGTTTGGAAGCTGTTGTTGCTTTAAGTTTTTTTAATTCGGAAGAAGCCTTTTTGGCCGCCACTGATGTATTCAATTACCCGACAGACTATTATCTGGATTATGCAGCCAGGGAAACTTTCACTTTTTTGAAACCGGTTTGGCTTGCATATTTTCAGAAAAACGGGAATTTTATCGCCAACCGAGGCCATCTTTCCGGTTACTTGCTGAACCTTGCCAGTAAAAAGGAGCTGGCCCGGTTGCCACAAACTACCGAAGTACTGACCTCACTTTTATCCCGAACCGATACCGACCTATCGGACAAAAAGGAGGCAGTTGCTGCATTGGCAAAATCACGGAAAGTGAGTACGGTTAACGTTTTACTGGAAACGGTTGGTTCTGCCAGCGATAAAGCGCAGGCAGAACTGATTTTGATTTTGCAGGAATCTGATCCGGCAGTTTTGCAAGAGCACAAGCAGGAACTGATCCGGCTGATCCGGGAAGATAGCAGCAGGGTTGTGCGGGCGGGTGCTTATGCAGCAATCGTCACAGCCGAAAAGAGCGACCGGTCAGTGTCGGAGATTGCGCAGGAAAATGATGCACATCTGGCTGATTATCTGACAGGTTTATCCTATCTGGCTGATCCTGCGCTGAAAGTTTCATTCTATAACAAGGTAAAAAAGCTGGCCACCGGAACATCCCGCACGGCCGCAGACAAAGAAGGTATACAGTCTCCGCATTTCCCTGCCCGTTCGTCGGCATATACTTTGCTGCTTCGCTTGCCTGTCCATACGGATGAAAAACCGGAGATATTTCGAAACTACCTGGCCTATCTGGCTACTACACCCGAAGGGCTGCAAAGCTCTGCTCTATTTGTTAATGCTATGGCCGATGCGAGGAAATTGATAAAGGAGATTCCGCTGCCGTATCAGGCAGAAGCCATGCAGGCCCTGGAAAGTTTAGGGACAATGGAAATCAAACTGGCGGCTGTGGAAGCGAAGATGGCTTTTGACAAAGACCGGTTTACTGTGAAGGCAGGGAAGAAGGTCTCTCTTATTTTTGAAAACAAAGACCTTATGCCTCATAACGTCCTGGTTGTGGGCCAGGGTAGTGCGGAGAAGGTAGGGGAGGCGGCAGATGCAATGGCCAATTTGAAAAATGGTTTTGAAAAAAACTTTGTTCCTGAAATTCCCGAGGTACTATTTGCTACGCCGCTGGTTAACGCCGGAAAGAGCTACCAGCTTAATTTCACGGCACCCGAAAAACGGGGTGAATATCCGTTTATCTGTTCTTTCCCCGGACACTGGCGCGTAATGAAGGGAATTATGATCGTTGAATGA